The following are from one region of the Coccinella septempunctata chromosome 7, icCocSept1.1, whole genome shotgun sequence genome:
- the LOC123317216 gene encoding uncharacterized protein LOC123317216 produces MMKKIYSSTPIQSVKVEEVGPSEKKLAYYGVILALCVIATKLYFLNEEHIKRFIFETKLITYEQVVTDGEIMLTYAWKTSIRYSRYWISLLCGALVTYFTWLMVYLDSKDPGNVPPSPFSPKQKYSYIPVFHLNYAFGLLMGILVASFCYIKGFSLEY; encoded by the exons ATgatgaagaaaatttattcaagcACTCCAATACAAAGTGTGAAGGTCGAGGAAGTTGGCCCCAGTGAAAAAAAACTAGCATATTATGGAGTAATACTTGCGTTGTGTGTTATTGCAACAAAATTGTACTTTCTGAATG AGGAACATATAAAGaggttcatttttgagaccAAACTCATAACATATGAACAAGTAGTGACAGACGGAGAAATTATGCTAACCTATGCCTGGAAAACTTCTATAAGATACAGTCGTTATTGGATATCATTACTTTGTGGTGCCCTTGTTACTTACTTCACTTGGTTGATGGTTTATCTAGATTCGAAAGATCCTGGGAACGTACCTCCAAGTCCATTTTCACCAAAGCAGAAGTACTCTTATATACCTGTATTTCATCTAAATTATGCTTTTGGTTTATTGATGGGTATTTTAGTAGCTTCTTTTTGTTATATTAAGGGATTCTCTCTAGAGTATTGA
- the LOC123316820 gene encoding testis-expressed protein 2 isoform X2 translates to MIITVFLLEYLLRKSITTSVPSISIKFHANAEQIEELYGSDDELKTEINEKKLSAATREKGSNSTGNIQDTAEGSPLKYLRLNKRSNSTEVTTISDSSPPSDPWKFFSEIKEKIAKSVEDKITEIKAKNQEDGSPSKGKTEKTSRENSNLSDSEELSESSLSRTCGIASTTEGAEMASDEESISLKNDTPTNLKSSPSTPTVRQRFRLLKTSKNGMTTCKEGTVSMSSLTKMYNVNVDDTKQMLPDQTEEVESGVDALADVDFKNTPKGSSSKMVHSRSLVLSSLEKSIDNIEIDEDGTVNIREVAGIRWKGEGSDDKSEVKTVFAPTGFVDFRYRIPKENSNFLLFVLVLIISILYLLIQRYSVYTAGMIAGISITCFSYYIMNKISPGTEKCKKETAPKDIWEVPAIKEYQPMLKYEGWLNEYPENYDPTTYHISLTQPVYLKLEGNWLRISNTTSKVPKRAMWNEKEIVKNFKQRRIYNLLGAKVCLLPLGLAKIRHWSKKYPICISIPRDQFEFEDDLMSKDTDDEKDSPPFLKKGSAFNFRKKKSSTSLPQRFSKLVAEQDEFYTDVDSRSDTSSPIHEEEKMLTEGMEKNLDHAEDNNGNLDDTWSNCTLDESPTETRIYLFGRTDREKEDWFRRLCMASHPQPSNVPTENAGDLKKVASVESILKESEYTLYMSSILKAFKKRDEQNSIFSNSTIEMENVSWVNAFLGRILFDCMCDEIFTSKIKERIQRKLAAIKLPYFIEELSITELNLGKTVPLFKKISKPTMDDRGLWVDMNMIYEGLVVLTLTTKLNLMKLKQPPTEAEREVHSKSAIFNSDVDDSAESSSEDESIIFSSATDATNSVPVPPVNKSKKLMKMVDKITESKFFQAATDNKYIKRAMEGVSNTELRLKVEVRILEGTLVLNIPPPPSDRVWIGFRPLPELSLSAHPVVGERNISFIHVTNLIEKKLIEEFQKLLVIPNMEDVIIPVMMSKLPN, encoded by the exons ATGATAATCACAGTTTTCTTACTTGAATATTTATTGA GAAAATCAATAACAACTTCGGTTCCCTCTATATCGATTAAGTTTCATGCAAATGCTGAACAAATTGAGGAACTTTATGGAAGTGATGACGAGCTAAAGACTGAaattaatgagaaaaaattGTCGGCAGCTACTAGGGAAAAGGGCAGCAATTCAACAG GAAATATACAGGATACCGCGGAGGGAAGTCCACTGAAATATTTACGCTTAAACAAGCGATCAAACAGTACGGAAGTAACAACAATATCTGATTCTTCCCCGCCGTCAGATCcatggaaatttttttcagagatcAAG GAAAAAATTGCCAAGAGCGTCGAGGACAAGATAACAGAGATCAAGGCTAAGAATCAGGAGGACGGGTCGCCCTCCAAGGGTAAAACGGAAAAAACGAGTCGGGAAAATTCCAATCTTTCCGATTCTGAAGAGTTATCAGAGAGCAGCTTATCCAGAACCTGCGGTATTGcgtctacaactgaag GCGCAGAAATGGCCAGCGACGAAGAGTCTATCTCCCTCAAAAACGACACGCCCACTAACCTAAAATCCTCGCCGAGTACGCCAACTGTGAGACAGAGGTTCAGGCTGTTGAAGACCTCCAAAAACGGCATGACCACTTGCAAAGAAGGCACCGTTTCTATGTCTAGCCTCACTAAAATGTACAACGTCAACGTGGACGATACCAAACAGATGCTACCGGACCAGACAGAAGAGGTGGAGAGTGGGGTTGACGCCCTCGCTGATGTCGACTTCAAAAACACCCCTAAGGGAAGTTCCTCCAAGATGGTACACAGTAGGTCCCTTGTATTGAGCTCGTTGGAGAAGAGCATCGATAACATTGAGATAGACGAGGATGGTACTGTCAATATAAGAGAAGTAGCTGGTATACGTTGGAAGGGAGAGGGAAGCGATGATAAAAGTGAGGTTAAGACTGTGTTCGCTCCCACAGGATTCGTCGATTTCAGATATAGGATTCCGAAGGAGAACAGCAATTTTTT ATTATTTGTGCTGGTattgataatttcaattttgtacCTATTGATACAGAGGTATTCTGTATACACCGCTGGTATGATTGCCGGTATATCGATTACCTGCTTTTCCTATTACATCATGAATAAAATATCACCTGGTACCGAGAAATGCAAGAAGGAAACTGCTCCCAAAGATATTTGGGAAGTACCGGCCATCAAGGAGTATCAGCCGATGTTGAAATACGAG GGATGGCTGAATGAATACCCGGAGAATTATGACCCGACAACTTATCATATCAGTCTAacacaacctgtatatttgaaactGGAAGGAAATTGGCTGCGAATAAGCAATACTACATCCAAAGTACCGAAAAGGGCGATGTGGAACGAAAAAGAgatagtgaaaaatttcaaacaacgCAGGATTTACAATTTATTGGGGGCCAAAGTTTGTCTTTTACCATTGGGTTTGGCCAAAATAAG ACATTGGAGTAAAAAGTATCCAATTTGCATCTCTATCCCGAGAGATCAGTTCGAATTTGAGGATGATCTGATGTCGAAAGACACTGATGATGAAAAAGATAGTCCACCGTTCCTAAAGAAAGGATCGGCATTCAATTTCCGAAAAAAGAAGTCTTCGACATCTCTG CCTCAAAGGTTCAGTAAGCTGGTCGCAGAGCAAGATGAATTCTACACGGATGTCGATTCTCGATCGGATACTTCATCACCGATCCAT GAGGAGGAAAAAATGTTGACCGAAGGGATGGAGAAAAATCTGGATCACGCTGAAGATAATAATGGCAACCTGGATGATACTTGGTCTAATTGTACCTTGGAC GAAAGTCCAACCGAGACCAGGATTTACCTGTTCGGAAGAACGGACAGAGAGAAAGAAGACTGGTTCAGGAGATTGTGCATGGCGAGTCATCCTCAACCTTCTAATGTTCCTACAGAAAACGCTGGTGATTTGAAGAAAGTAGCTTCGGTGGAGTCTATACTGAAAGAAAGCGAGTACACCCTATACATGTCTTCTATACTTAAA GCATTTAAGAAAAGGGACGAGCAGAATTCCATATTTTCCAATAGTACGATTGAAATGGAGAACGTCTCTTGGGTGAACGCATTCCTCGGAAGAATACTGTTCGATTGCATGTGCGACGAGATATTCACATCTAAGATCAAGGAGAGGATCCAGAGGAAACTGGCAGCCATAAAGTTACCTTACTTCATCGAAGAACTGTCCATAACTGAACTGAATCTTGGAAAAACCGTACCTCTTTTCAAGAAGATCAGTAAACCGACCATGGACGACAGGGGGTTGTGGGTGGATATGAACATGATATACGAGGGTTTAGTCGTGTTGACTCTAACTACCAAACTTAATCTTATGAAGTTGAAGCAGCCACCAACGGAAG CTGAGCGCGAGGTACACAGTAAATCCGCCATTTTCAACTCCGATGTGGACGATTCTGCCGAAAGCAGCTCCGAGGATGAGAGTATCATATTTTCCAGTGCTACAGATGCGACGAATTCTGTACCGGTGCCGCCGGTGAATAAGAGCAAGAAGTTGATGAAAATGGTGGATAAGATTACGgagtcgaaattttttcaagcaGCTACTGATAATAAGTATATAAAGAGGGCAATGGAAG
- the LOC123316820 gene encoding testis-expressed protein 2 isoform X3 produces MASQSGKSITTSVPSISIKFHANAEQIEELYGSDDELKTEINEKKLSAATREKGSNSTGNIQDTAEGSPLKYLRLNKRSNSTEVTTISDSSPPSDPWKFFSEIKEKIAKSVEDKITEIKAKNQEDGSPSKGKTEKTSRENSNLSDSEELSESSLSRTCGIASTTEGAEMASDEESISLKNDTPTNLKSSPSTPTVRQRFRLLKTSKNGMTTCKEGTVSMSSLTKMYNVNVDDTKQMLPDQTEEVESGVDALADVDFKNTPKGSSSKMVHSRSLVLSSLEKSIDNIEIDEDGTVNIREVAGIRWKGEGSDDKSEVKTVFAPTGFVDFRYRIPKENSNFLLFVLVLIISILYLLIQRYSVYTAGMIAGISITCFSYYIMNKISPGTEKCKKETAPKDIWEVPAIKEYQPMLKYEGWLNEYPENYDPTTYHISLTQPVYLKLEGNWLRISNTTSKVPKRAMWNEKEIVKNFKQRRIYNLLGAKVCLLPLGLAKIRHWSKKYPICISIPRDQFEFEDDLMSKDTDDEKDSPPFLKKGSAFNFRKKKSSTSLPQRFSKLVAEQDEFYTDVDSRSDTSSPIHEEEKMLTEGMEKNLDHAEDNNGNLDDTWSNCTLDESPTETRIYLFGRTDREKEDWFRRLCMASHPQPSNVPTENAGDLKKVASVESILKESEYTLYMSSILKAFKKRDEQNSIFSNSTIEMENVSWVNAFLGRILFDCMCDEIFTSKIKERIQRKLAAIKLPYFIEELSITELNLGKTVPLFKKISKPTMDDRGLWVDMNMIYEGLVVLTLTTKLNLMKLKQPPTEAEREVHSKSAIFNSDVDDSAESSSEDESIIFSSATDATNSVPVPPVNKSKKLMKMVDKITESKFFQAATDNKYIKRAMEGVSNTELRLKVEVRILEGTLVLNIPPPPSDRVWIGFRPLPELSLSAHPVVGERNISFIHVTNLIEKKLIEEFQKLLVIPNMEDVIIPVMMSKLPN; encoded by the exons ATGGCATCGCAATCAG GAAAATCAATAACAACTTCGGTTCCCTCTATATCGATTAAGTTTCATGCAAATGCTGAACAAATTGAGGAACTTTATGGAAGTGATGACGAGCTAAAGACTGAaattaatgagaaaaaattGTCGGCAGCTACTAGGGAAAAGGGCAGCAATTCAACAG GAAATATACAGGATACCGCGGAGGGAAGTCCACTGAAATATTTACGCTTAAACAAGCGATCAAACAGTACGGAAGTAACAACAATATCTGATTCTTCCCCGCCGTCAGATCcatggaaatttttttcagagatcAAG GAAAAAATTGCCAAGAGCGTCGAGGACAAGATAACAGAGATCAAGGCTAAGAATCAGGAGGACGGGTCGCCCTCCAAGGGTAAAACGGAAAAAACGAGTCGGGAAAATTCCAATCTTTCCGATTCTGAAGAGTTATCAGAGAGCAGCTTATCCAGAACCTGCGGTATTGcgtctacaactgaag GCGCAGAAATGGCCAGCGACGAAGAGTCTATCTCCCTCAAAAACGACACGCCCACTAACCTAAAATCCTCGCCGAGTACGCCAACTGTGAGACAGAGGTTCAGGCTGTTGAAGACCTCCAAAAACGGCATGACCACTTGCAAAGAAGGCACCGTTTCTATGTCTAGCCTCACTAAAATGTACAACGTCAACGTGGACGATACCAAACAGATGCTACCGGACCAGACAGAAGAGGTGGAGAGTGGGGTTGACGCCCTCGCTGATGTCGACTTCAAAAACACCCCTAAGGGAAGTTCCTCCAAGATGGTACACAGTAGGTCCCTTGTATTGAGCTCGTTGGAGAAGAGCATCGATAACATTGAGATAGACGAGGATGGTACTGTCAATATAAGAGAAGTAGCTGGTATACGTTGGAAGGGAGAGGGAAGCGATGATAAAAGTGAGGTTAAGACTGTGTTCGCTCCCACAGGATTCGTCGATTTCAGATATAGGATTCCGAAGGAGAACAGCAATTTTTT ATTATTTGTGCTGGTattgataatttcaattttgtacCTATTGATACAGAGGTATTCTGTATACACCGCTGGTATGATTGCCGGTATATCGATTACCTGCTTTTCCTATTACATCATGAATAAAATATCACCTGGTACCGAGAAATGCAAGAAGGAAACTGCTCCCAAAGATATTTGGGAAGTACCGGCCATCAAGGAGTATCAGCCGATGTTGAAATACGAG GGATGGCTGAATGAATACCCGGAGAATTATGACCCGACAACTTATCATATCAGTCTAacacaacctgtatatttgaaactGGAAGGAAATTGGCTGCGAATAAGCAATACTACATCCAAAGTACCGAAAAGGGCGATGTGGAACGAAAAAGAgatagtgaaaaatttcaaacaacgCAGGATTTACAATTTATTGGGGGCCAAAGTTTGTCTTTTACCATTGGGTTTGGCCAAAATAAG ACATTGGAGTAAAAAGTATCCAATTTGCATCTCTATCCCGAGAGATCAGTTCGAATTTGAGGATGATCTGATGTCGAAAGACACTGATGATGAAAAAGATAGTCCACCGTTCCTAAAGAAAGGATCGGCATTCAATTTCCGAAAAAAGAAGTCTTCGACATCTCTG CCTCAAAGGTTCAGTAAGCTGGTCGCAGAGCAAGATGAATTCTACACGGATGTCGATTCTCGATCGGATACTTCATCACCGATCCAT GAGGAGGAAAAAATGTTGACCGAAGGGATGGAGAAAAATCTGGATCACGCTGAAGATAATAATGGCAACCTGGATGATACTTGGTCTAATTGTACCTTGGAC GAAAGTCCAACCGAGACCAGGATTTACCTGTTCGGAAGAACGGACAGAGAGAAAGAAGACTGGTTCAGGAGATTGTGCATGGCGAGTCATCCTCAACCTTCTAATGTTCCTACAGAAAACGCTGGTGATTTGAAGAAAGTAGCTTCGGTGGAGTCTATACTGAAAGAAAGCGAGTACACCCTATACATGTCTTCTATACTTAAA GCATTTAAGAAAAGGGACGAGCAGAATTCCATATTTTCCAATAGTACGATTGAAATGGAGAACGTCTCTTGGGTGAACGCATTCCTCGGAAGAATACTGTTCGATTGCATGTGCGACGAGATATTCACATCTAAGATCAAGGAGAGGATCCAGAGGAAACTGGCAGCCATAAAGTTACCTTACTTCATCGAAGAACTGTCCATAACTGAACTGAATCTTGGAAAAACCGTACCTCTTTTCAAGAAGATCAGTAAACCGACCATGGACGACAGGGGGTTGTGGGTGGATATGAACATGATATACGAGGGTTTAGTCGTGTTGACTCTAACTACCAAACTTAATCTTATGAAGTTGAAGCAGCCACCAACGGAAG CTGAGCGCGAGGTACACAGTAAATCCGCCATTTTCAACTCCGATGTGGACGATTCTGCCGAAAGCAGCTCCGAGGATGAGAGTATCATATTTTCCAGTGCTACAGATGCGACGAATTCTGTACCGGTGCCGCCGGTGAATAAGAGCAAGAAGTTGATGAAAATGGTGGATAAGATTACGgagtcgaaattttttcaagcaGCTACTGATAATAAGTATATAAAGAGGGCAATGGAAG
- the LOC123317215 gene encoding ATPase WRNIP1-like, which produces MSDKADSTCPICSKSFPAGEIEAHANKCIFLNSDTPKRKRSVSPSDSTHSHHRHERKKSPAMNGSDPTNIPLTKQVIPKKIDDFVGQSHVLGESTILYTLLKQGDVPNMIIWGPPGSGKTSLASIIKHICRSEPDKLVYHSLNAAQCGVKDFQALATTAGNDLKNGKKTVVFMDEIHKFNKKQQDVFLGPIEQGEIILVGATTENPSFELNKALLSRCRLVVFEKLSSSDVHKIMKKAAEVMGIDVFSKGDKNEFQEDRTYIEEAALEWLGDTCNGDARIALNNFEMIQKYFSHEGKVITYYDVKEGVKKSHLVHDKKGDEHYNMISALHKSIRGSDPDAALYWTTRMIMGGENPLYIARRLIRAASEDIGEADPQALQLAVSTMQGCQLLGMPEADVLLAQCSVYLAKAPKSRKIDTALGKAKTCIAEQQGCQPTVPLHLRNAPTKLMKDLGYGKPGDYAGFLPESLKDVKFL; this is translated from the exons ATGAGTGACAAAGCTGATTCAACCTGTCCCATATGCAGCAAATCTTTTCCTGCAGGGGAAATTGAAGCTCACGCAAACAAATGTATTTTCCTCAATTCTGATACTCCAAAACGTAAGAGATCAGTTTCTCCTTCTGATAGTACACATTCTCATCATAGACATGAAAGGAAGAAATCTCCCGCTATGAACGGGTCTGACCCTACAAATATACCTTTAACTAAGCAAGTTATTCCAAAAAAAATCGATGACTTTGTCGGCCAGTCACACGTACTGGGTGAAAGTACGATATTGTATACACTACTCAAGCAAGGTGATGTCCCCAACATGATTATATGGGGTCCTCCGGGAAGTGGTAAAACATCCCTGGCTTCGATTATCAAACATATTTGCCGGTCTGAACCTGATAAGTTGGTTTATCATTCTTTGAATGCTGCACAGTGTGGTGTTAAGGATTTCCAAGCTCTGGCTACAACGGCTGGCAATGATTTAAAGAACGGTAAAAAAACTGTAGTGTTCATGGATGAAATTCATAAGTTCAATAAAAAACAGCAAGATGTTTTTCTGGGCCCTATTGAACAAGGAGAAATTATTCTGGTTGGAGCAACTACTGAAAACCCATCTTTTGAACTCAACAAGGCTCTTCTGAGCAGATGCAGGCTTgtggtatttgaaaaattgtccaGTAGTGATGTAcataaaatcatgaaaaaagcCGCTGAAGTTATGGGAATAGATGTATTTTCAAAAGGAGATAAGAATGAATTTCAAGAAGATAG GACTTACATTGAGGAAGCTGCTCTAGAGTGGTTAGGAGATACCTGTAATGGTGATGCAAGAATTGCACTGAATAACTTTGAGAtgatacaaaaatatttcagtcaTGAAGGAAAAGTTATTACTTATTATGATGTCAAAGAAGGAGTTAAA AAATCACATCTTGTTCATGATAAAAAAGGAGACGAACACTACAACATGATTTCTGCACTTCATAAGAGCATTAGAGGCTCAGATCCTGATGCAGCTTTGTATTGGACAACTAGAATGATCATGGGAGGGGAGAACCCACTTTATATTGCTCGTAGATTGATTAGAGCTGCAAGTGAAGATATTG GAGAGGCTGATCCCCAAGCTCTTCAGCTAGCTGTATCCACCATGCAGGGTTGCCAACTGTTGGGTATGCCAGAAGCCGATGTTTTGTTGGCTCAATGTTCAGTTTACCTGGCAAAAGCACCAAAAAGCAGGAAGATTGATACTGCTCTTGGTAAAGCTAAAACCTGCATTGCTGAACAACAGGGCTGCCAACCTACTGTTCCTTTACATTTGAGGAATGCTCCAACGAAGTTGATGAAAGATTTAG GTTATGGTAAACCTGGAGATTACGCAGGTTTCTTGCCTGAATCCCTCAAGGATGTTAAATTTCTTTGA
- the LOC123316820 gene encoding testis-expressed protein 2 isoform X1, whose amino-acid sequence MKRNKDGKITLAMLKGKSITTSVPSISIKFHANAEQIEELYGSDDELKTEINEKKLSAATREKGSNSTGNIQDTAEGSPLKYLRLNKRSNSTEVTTISDSSPPSDPWKFFSEIKEKIAKSVEDKITEIKAKNQEDGSPSKGKTEKTSRENSNLSDSEELSESSLSRTCGIASTTEGAEMASDEESISLKNDTPTNLKSSPSTPTVRQRFRLLKTSKNGMTTCKEGTVSMSSLTKMYNVNVDDTKQMLPDQTEEVESGVDALADVDFKNTPKGSSSKMVHSRSLVLSSLEKSIDNIEIDEDGTVNIREVAGIRWKGEGSDDKSEVKTVFAPTGFVDFRYRIPKENSNFLLFVLVLIISILYLLIQRYSVYTAGMIAGISITCFSYYIMNKISPGTEKCKKETAPKDIWEVPAIKEYQPMLKYEGWLNEYPENYDPTTYHISLTQPVYLKLEGNWLRISNTTSKVPKRAMWNEKEIVKNFKQRRIYNLLGAKVCLLPLGLAKIRHWSKKYPICISIPRDQFEFEDDLMSKDTDDEKDSPPFLKKGSAFNFRKKKSSTSLPQRFSKLVAEQDEFYTDVDSRSDTSSPIHEEEKMLTEGMEKNLDHAEDNNGNLDDTWSNCTLDESPTETRIYLFGRTDREKEDWFRRLCMASHPQPSNVPTENAGDLKKVASVESILKESEYTLYMSSILKAFKKRDEQNSIFSNSTIEMENVSWVNAFLGRILFDCMCDEIFTSKIKERIQRKLAAIKLPYFIEELSITELNLGKTVPLFKKISKPTMDDRGLWVDMNMIYEGLVVLTLTTKLNLMKLKQPPTEAEREVHSKSAIFNSDVDDSAESSSEDESIIFSSATDATNSVPVPPVNKSKKLMKMVDKITESKFFQAATDNKYIKRAMEGVSNTELRLKVEVRILEGTLVLNIPPPPSDRVWIGFRPLPELSLSAHPVVGERNISFIHVTNLIEKKLIEEFQKLLVIPNMEDVIIPVMMSKLPN is encoded by the exons ATGAAACGAAATAAAGATGGTAAAATTACTCTTGCCATGCTAAAAG GAAAATCAATAACAACTTCGGTTCCCTCTATATCGATTAAGTTTCATGCAAATGCTGAACAAATTGAGGAACTTTATGGAAGTGATGACGAGCTAAAGACTGAaattaatgagaaaaaattGTCGGCAGCTACTAGGGAAAAGGGCAGCAATTCAACAG GAAATATACAGGATACCGCGGAGGGAAGTCCACTGAAATATTTACGCTTAAACAAGCGATCAAACAGTACGGAAGTAACAACAATATCTGATTCTTCCCCGCCGTCAGATCcatggaaatttttttcagagatcAAG GAAAAAATTGCCAAGAGCGTCGAGGACAAGATAACAGAGATCAAGGCTAAGAATCAGGAGGACGGGTCGCCCTCCAAGGGTAAAACGGAAAAAACGAGTCGGGAAAATTCCAATCTTTCCGATTCTGAAGAGTTATCAGAGAGCAGCTTATCCAGAACCTGCGGTATTGcgtctacaactgaag GCGCAGAAATGGCCAGCGACGAAGAGTCTATCTCCCTCAAAAACGACACGCCCACTAACCTAAAATCCTCGCCGAGTACGCCAACTGTGAGACAGAGGTTCAGGCTGTTGAAGACCTCCAAAAACGGCATGACCACTTGCAAAGAAGGCACCGTTTCTATGTCTAGCCTCACTAAAATGTACAACGTCAACGTGGACGATACCAAACAGATGCTACCGGACCAGACAGAAGAGGTGGAGAGTGGGGTTGACGCCCTCGCTGATGTCGACTTCAAAAACACCCCTAAGGGAAGTTCCTCCAAGATGGTACACAGTAGGTCCCTTGTATTGAGCTCGTTGGAGAAGAGCATCGATAACATTGAGATAGACGAGGATGGTACTGTCAATATAAGAGAAGTAGCTGGTATACGTTGGAAGGGAGAGGGAAGCGATGATAAAAGTGAGGTTAAGACTGTGTTCGCTCCCACAGGATTCGTCGATTTCAGATATAGGATTCCGAAGGAGAACAGCAATTTTTT ATTATTTGTGCTGGTattgataatttcaattttgtacCTATTGATACAGAGGTATTCTGTATACACCGCTGGTATGATTGCCGGTATATCGATTACCTGCTTTTCCTATTACATCATGAATAAAATATCACCTGGTACCGAGAAATGCAAGAAGGAAACTGCTCCCAAAGATATTTGGGAAGTACCGGCCATCAAGGAGTATCAGCCGATGTTGAAATACGAG GGATGGCTGAATGAATACCCGGAGAATTATGACCCGACAACTTATCATATCAGTCTAacacaacctgtatatttgaaactGGAAGGAAATTGGCTGCGAATAAGCAATACTACATCCAAAGTACCGAAAAGGGCGATGTGGAACGAAAAAGAgatagtgaaaaatttcaaacaacgCAGGATTTACAATTTATTGGGGGCCAAAGTTTGTCTTTTACCATTGGGTTTGGCCAAAATAAG ACATTGGAGTAAAAAGTATCCAATTTGCATCTCTATCCCGAGAGATCAGTTCGAATTTGAGGATGATCTGATGTCGAAAGACACTGATGATGAAAAAGATAGTCCACCGTTCCTAAAGAAAGGATCGGCATTCAATTTCCGAAAAAAGAAGTCTTCGACATCTCTG CCTCAAAGGTTCAGTAAGCTGGTCGCAGAGCAAGATGAATTCTACACGGATGTCGATTCTCGATCGGATACTTCATCACCGATCCAT GAGGAGGAAAAAATGTTGACCGAAGGGATGGAGAAAAATCTGGATCACGCTGAAGATAATAATGGCAACCTGGATGATACTTGGTCTAATTGTACCTTGGAC GAAAGTCCAACCGAGACCAGGATTTACCTGTTCGGAAGAACGGACAGAGAGAAAGAAGACTGGTTCAGGAGATTGTGCATGGCGAGTCATCCTCAACCTTCTAATGTTCCTACAGAAAACGCTGGTGATTTGAAGAAAGTAGCTTCGGTGGAGTCTATACTGAAAGAAAGCGAGTACACCCTATACATGTCTTCTATACTTAAA GCATTTAAGAAAAGGGACGAGCAGAATTCCATATTTTCCAATAGTACGATTGAAATGGAGAACGTCTCTTGGGTGAACGCATTCCTCGGAAGAATACTGTTCGATTGCATGTGCGACGAGATATTCACATCTAAGATCAAGGAGAGGATCCAGAGGAAACTGGCAGCCATAAAGTTACCTTACTTCATCGAAGAACTGTCCATAACTGAACTGAATCTTGGAAAAACCGTACCTCTTTTCAAGAAGATCAGTAAACCGACCATGGACGACAGGGGGTTGTGGGTGGATATGAACATGATATACGAGGGTTTAGTCGTGTTGACTCTAACTACCAAACTTAATCTTATGAAGTTGAAGCAGCCACCAACGGAAG CTGAGCGCGAGGTACACAGTAAATCCGCCATTTTCAACTCCGATGTGGACGATTCTGCCGAAAGCAGCTCCGAGGATGAGAGTATCATATTTTCCAGTGCTACAGATGCGACGAATTCTGTACCGGTGCCGCCGGTGAATAAGAGCAAGAAGTTGATGAAAATGGTGGATAAGATTACGgagtcgaaattttttcaagcaGCTACTGATAATAAGTATATAAAGAGGGCAATGGAAG